In uncultured Fibrobacter sp., the following proteins share a genomic window:
- a CDS encoding ABC transporter permease — MEGRTITLPAALTAANSKNLLRECRRTLRNEPLCLDGSALTRMDYSGDAFFALLADLSEKTGNKLTLAHFNDEIKAQLRALKKEKIPEKVKHGYNNILEALGAKTIVVAKEVAEVFILLNMSIYWMICGPFDKGRSKFGGTAKQVFMLGTEATGICFLMVALICFTMALQSSFMLKAVGGGSYLASGLGYLIFAEISPLLTTIILAGRSGSSIAAEIANMSVCEEIKAIKTMAISPVQYLVVPRFIAMTICTPILAFCAGIAGCLAGFLIGYFFFDISFANYFQSIRDGIPPILFLKSTVKSIAFGWLVTLISCNKGLNAEGGAEAVGLATTSSVVVSISAIIVADCAFSFIFY, encoded by the coding sequence ATGGAAGGAAGAACAATCACACTCCCAGCAGCTCTTACAGCCGCAAACAGCAAGAATTTGTTGCGGGAGTGTCGGCGTACGCTCCGAAACGAGCCGCTTTGTCTCGATGGTTCTGCCCTTACGCGAATGGACTACAGCGGAGACGCATTCTTTGCGCTCCTCGCCGATTTAAGCGAAAAAACCGGCAACAAGCTCACGCTCGCCCACTTCAACGATGAAATCAAGGCTCAGCTCAGGGCCCTCAAGAAAGAAAAAATCCCTGAAAAAGTCAAGCACGGATACAACAACATCCTCGAAGCCCTTGGCGCAAAGACCATTGTCGTTGCCAAAGAAGTCGCCGAAGTATTTATCCTCTTGAACATGAGCATCTACTGGATGATTTGCGGGCCTTTCGACAAGGGTCGCAGCAAGTTCGGCGGGACCGCCAAGCAGGTCTTTATGCTTGGTACCGAAGCCACGGGCATCTGCTTTCTGATGGTCGCCCTCATCTGCTTTACCATGGCTCTCCAGAGTTCATTCATGCTCAAGGCCGTGGGCGGCGGATCCTACCTCGCCTCAGGTCTTGGCTACTTGATTTTCGCCGAAATCAGCCCCCTTTTAACGACCATTATCTTGGCAGGCCGTTCCGGCAGCTCTATTGCGGCTGAAATTGCGAACATGTCTGTCTGCGAAGAAATCAAGGCCATCAAGACCATGGCCATTTCGCCGGTGCAGTACCTGGTGGTCCCCCGCTTTATCGCGATGACGATTTGCACCCCAATTCTAGCCTTCTGTGCCGGCATTGCGGGCTGCCTTGCCGGTTTCCTGATCGGATACTTCTTCTTTGACATTTCATTTGCGAACTACTTCCAGTCCATCCGCGACGGGATTCCGCCGATTCTTTTCTTAAAGAGTACGGTCAAATCCATCGCATTCGGTTGGTTGGTTACGCTGATTTCTTGCAACAAGGGCCTCAATGCTGAAGGCGGTGCCGAAGCGGTTGGCCTTGCAACGACATCTAGCGTCGTGGTATCGATTTCTGCCATCATTGTCGCGGACTGCGCGTTCAGCTTTATATTCTACTAG
- a CDS encoding MlaD family protein, producing METTRSERIKIGAFMLLCGIMICIFLGYVLSRFLNKEFDNYYTVFSESVIGLYKDAQVKLNGIDVGNVTEIAIDSSNLNQVIVRFRVNKGTPIKIGTRAGMTHGISLTGEKQIVLSGGRFDEPDVAEGGFVPAEKTAFDEMANKATDIIGHIDSLLTNINKIFSSENADNISSAIKNFEGASRNLNNMTQNLNKPINNISNAAASMKNVLAEIEEAKIAAKTSENMDLVKEKLEAIDTKSMNENITQTLESINQLSKRLDQMVYKNQDQVGDAVVELNAVLENLEEFSQKIKNNPSVLIHAENKSRRK from the coding sequence ATGGAAACCACACGCTCCGAACGAATCAAGATTGGCGCCTTCATGCTCCTTTGCGGGATCATGATTTGCATATTCTTGGGTTATGTGCTTTCGCGCTTTTTGAACAAGGAATTTGACAACTATTACACCGTATTCAGCGAATCGGTCATCGGTCTTTACAAAGATGCCCAAGTCAAGTTGAACGGTATCGATGTCGGTAACGTCACCGAGATTGCAATCGATTCTTCGAACCTGAACCAGGTGATTGTCCGTTTCCGCGTAAACAAGGGCACGCCCATCAAGATTGGCACCCGCGCCGGCATGACTCACGGCATTTCACTCACCGGCGAAAAACAGATTGTGCTTTCGGGCGGACGCTTTGACGAACCCGATGTAGCTGAAGGTGGATTTGTTCCCGCCGAAAAAACGGCCTTTGACGAAATGGCCAACAAGGCAACAGACATTATCGGGCACATTGATTCGCTTTTGACAAACATCAACAAGATTTTCTCGTCCGAAAACGCCGACAACATCAGCAGCGCTATCAAGAATTTTGAAGGGGCCTCCAGGAATCTGAACAATATGACCCAGAACCTGAACAAGCCCATCAACAACATTTCGAATGCGGCGGCCTCCATGAAAAATGTTCTCGCCGAAATCGAAGAAGCAAAGATTGCTGCCAAAACAAGCGAAAACATGGACTTGGTCAAAGAAAAACTTGAAGCAATCGACACCAAGAGCATGAACGAAAACATCACGCAGACTCTGGAGTCGATCAACCAGCTTTCCAAACGCCTCGACCAGATGGTTTACAAGAATCAGGACCAGGTCGGCGACGCCGTGGTGGAACTCAACGCCGTGCTTGAAAACCTCGAAGAATTCTCGCAGAAGATTAAGAACAATCCGTCGGTGCTGATTCACGCCGAAAACAAGTCTAGAAGGAAGTGA
- a CDS encoding ABC-type transport auxiliary lipoprotein family protein: MFKKFILLSAIALSLTACLGGGSSEPTRYYTIAVEKISMPSAGAFADKRLQVRKFTIEPAYQRTNIVYRESAYDFMFYDLDLWASRPEHMMAQVAGEYIAKSGLFKTVETKPTGKPDFELLGNIIAIEEVDEGSSQYARLAVQLTFRKTESDQAIWEKSFDEKLSMDNREPRTTAEAISRLFGKYMGEALNEISSQN, from the coding sequence ATGTTCAAGAAATTCATTCTCTTATCGGCAATCGCACTTTCCTTGACCGCCTGCTTGGGCGGTGGTTCTAGCGAACCCACGCGCTACTACACAATCGCCGTCGAAAAAATCAGCATGCCCTCGGCGGGAGCATTCGCCGACAAACGTCTGCAGGTACGCAAGTTCACCATTGAACCCGCTTACCAGCGCACAAACATTGTTTACCGCGAATCGGCCTACGACTTCATGTTCTACGATTTGGACTTGTGGGCCAGCCGCCCCGAGCACATGATGGCCCAAGTTGCAGGCGAATACATCGCCAAGAGCGGACTTTTCAAGACCGTCGAAACCAAGCCCACCGGCAAGCCCGACTTTGAACTTCTCGGAAACATCATCGCCATCGAAGAAGTGGACGAAGGTTCTTCGCAGTACGCACGTCTCGCCGTGCAACTCACCTTCCGCAAGACCGAAAGCGACCAGGCTATCTGGGAAAAGAGCTTTGATGAAAAGCTAAGCATGGACAACCGCGAACCGAGAACTACCGCCGAAGCCATTTCTAGGCTCTTTGGCAAGTACATGGGAGAAGCTCTGAACGAAATTTCGTCCCAGAATTAG
- a CDS encoding ABC transporter ATP-binding protein yields the protein MDDITLKVDHLKAGYDGKTVLNDISFDVKKGEIRMILGSSGCGKSTLMNNILKLYKSESGTITYFGKQFGAKEGLDFETRLRTGVLFQNGALLSDLTVAENAMLPLIRSMPYMPKKQMEAIVADRLEKVHLLHAFHKYPSELSGGMKRRAALARAIALKPELLFCDEPSTGLDPVTARSLDELLLELRDTLGVSMVIVSHELESIKIVCDRFIYLKDGYVLLDGTLQQGLDSEDPILKHFFNRQCPKEEDNNEYYHFNFID from the coding sequence ATGGACGACATTACTCTCAAAGTAGATCACCTGAAAGCCGGTTACGACGGAAAGACCGTGTTGAACGATATTTCGTTCGACGTCAAGAAGGGCGAAATCCGCATGATTCTTGGCAGTTCTGGGTGCGGTAAGTCGACACTCATGAACAACATCCTCAAGCTCTACAAGTCCGAAAGCGGTACAATCACCTACTTCGGAAAACAGTTTGGTGCCAAGGAAGGTCTCGATTTCGAGACTCGCCTGCGAACGGGAGTGCTTTTCCAGAACGGGGCTCTTCTGTCGGATTTGACGGTTGCCGAGAACGCCATGCTTCCGCTGATTCGCAGCATGCCCTACATGCCCAAAAAGCAAATGGAAGCGATTGTAGCCGACCGACTTGAAAAAGTGCACCTGCTGCATGCCTTCCATAAGTACCCCTCCGAACTTTCGGGCGGCATGAAGCGCCGCGCAGCACTCGCCCGCGCCATCGCCCTCAAACCGGAACTGCTCTTTTGCGACGAGCCCTCGACCGGCCTTGACCCGGTGACCGCCCGCTCACTTGACGAACTTTTGCTTGAACTTCGCGACACTCTCGGGGTCTCGATGGTGATTGTGAGCCACGAACTCGAAAGCATCAAAATTGTCTGCGACCGCTTTATTTACCTGAAAGACGGCTACGTGCTCCTGGACGGCACCTTGCAGCAAGGGCTTGATAGCGAAGACCCGATACTCAAGCATTTCTTCAATAGGCAATGCCCCAAGGAAGAAGACAACAATGAATATTACCATTTTAACTTTATCGATTGA